The genomic region AAAAAGAAATTAGGACTAGAGGACTTAGGCGGATTTGTTTTTTCTACGAATAATGATTTTGATGAAAGTGAGTATGTAGAAAACGAACAGGAAGAAAACCTAAAACCAAAAGACCAACGACTGGAAGCTCATTTTAGTAATAAAGGCCGCGGTGGTAAAACCGTGACCATAGTAAAAGGATTTGTTGGCCCCGATGAAGATTTGATCGCATTGGGGAAACTTTTAAAGAAAAAATGCGGTGTTGGCGGCTCTACCAAAGATGGTGAAATCATCATACAGGGGGACGATCGCGAAAAAGTGATGCAAATCCTGCAAAAAGAAGGATATAACATAAAACGCGTTGGCGGATAATTTTGGAAAAAAAACCTTTACATATAATTAATGGCGATAGCCTCGCAGAAAGCGTGGCAGAGCTGGATTTACCGGGCCAACAGATCGTTTGGCGTGAAATGCTTTGTGAAGGTCCTGCAGTACAGGAAGTCGGATCGGCCGAATTTATAAAAATAAGAAAGAAATTTCTTCAAAATTTTTATGGAATTTCTGCGGAAGACTACCAGCATGAATTTGTTTCAGAATTAAAAAAACTCAAAAAGATCGAAGACTATGATCATATCATTTTATGGTTTGAATTCGATCTTTTTTGCCATATAAACGTATTGGCTACGATTAGCTATCTTACCGAGCATAAAAAAGAGGTACCGTTTTACCTTGTTTGCAGCAAGAAATTAAAAGGTGACGAAAAACTCACCCCTCTTTCTCAATTATCAGGAAAGCAACTTTTAAATCATTATAACAATAAAATTTTACTGGTAGAGAACGATTTGGAAGTAGCGAATCTTATGTGGGAACTGTATTGTAGTAACAACCCAATACTGTTAAAACGCCAGATAAAAACCAATACCAATTTCGAGTATCTTTCCAGTTGTATCAGGGCGCATATCGAGCGCTTTCCTAACAGTATCACTGGCATCAATTCTTTAGAACGAAATATCCTTCGTTTAATTAGGGAACGAAACATCAATAATTATACGCAACTTATGGGATATGCCCTGGAGTATCAGGGGTATTATGGCTATAGCGATGTACAGATGAGACGTATACTGGAGAAGCTGTCTATTTTTTATGCCGCTGAAGGACAAAAAGTAAAACTTACCGAAAAAGGTCATTTAGTGCTGGACGGTAAGAAAAATTTTTATCGGGAATTAAAGAATGATGATGTTTTTGGAGGAGCCAAAATGTATGATTTTCTTTATGATCCTGAAGTACATCAATTATTAAAATTATAACATGCCCTTAAAAGCTTCTGAATTTATTCTGAACGAAGATGGTAGCATCTATCATTTAAATTTGCGCCCAGAACATTTAGCCGATACGATTATTACCGTTGGTGATCCCGATCGTGTAGCTAAGGTTACCGAACATTTTGACGATATAGAATTCAGCATTAAAAAAAGGGAGTTTCATACTCAAACCGGGAGCTATCGCGGTAAACGTATTAGTGTAATTTCTACCGGAATTGGAACTGATAATATCGATATTGTTTTTAATGAGCTTGATGCCTTAGTGAATATTGATTTTGAAAAAAAAGAGGTCAAAAAACAAATAAAATCGCTAGATATTATAAGAATTGGAACAACCGGTAGCATCCAGGCCGAAATTCCGATAGATACTTTCCTTTTAAGCGAAAAAGCTATTGGCTTTGATGGATTACTTCACTTTTATCAAAGTGAGGAGATAATAGATAATCATTTTTCCGAAGCCTTTATAAAACATATGGATTGGTTCCCAAAAAAAGCACATCCGTATGTTGTTGACAATAGTAAAAAATTACAGAAGCTATTAGATGCTGAAGATATTTTTAAAGGGATTACGGCGACAAATATCGGTTTTTATGGCCCGCAGGGACGCTCACTGCGTCTTGGTTTACAGGATGATCAAATGAATGCTAAACTGGCGACCTTCAATTATCATGATCAAAAAATCACGAATCTTGAAATGGAAACCTCTGGTATTTACGGTATGTCTAAACTGTTGGGACATAATGCTGTTTCTATGAATGTGATTCTGGCCAATCGTGCCACAGGAGAATTTAGCACAACGCCACAA from Zunongwangia profunda SM-A87 harbors:
- a CDS encoding translation initiation factor, with the protein product MAKKKLGLEDLGGFVFSTNNDFDESEYVENEQEENLKPKDQRLEAHFSNKGRGGKTVTIVKGFVGPDEDLIALGKLLKKKCGVGGSTKDGEIIIQGDDREKVMQILQKEGYNIKRVGG
- a CDS encoding DUF1835 domain-containing protein produces the protein MEKKPLHIINGDSLAESVAELDLPGQQIVWREMLCEGPAVQEVGSAEFIKIRKKFLQNFYGISAEDYQHEFVSELKKLKKIEDYDHIILWFEFDLFCHINVLATISYLTEHKKEVPFYLVCSKKLKGDEKLTPLSQLSGKQLLNHYNNKILLVENDLEVANLMWELYCSNNPILLKRQIKTNTNFEYLSSCIRAHIERFPNSITGINSLERNILRLIRERNINNYTQLMGYALEYQGYYGYSDVQMRRILEKLSIFYAAEGQKVKLTEKGHLVLDGKKNFYRELKNDDVFGGAKMYDFLYDPEVHQLLKL
- a CDS encoding nucleoside phosphorylase, producing MPLKASEFILNEDGSIYHLNLRPEHLADTIITVGDPDRVAKVTEHFDDIEFSIKKREFHTQTGSYRGKRISVISTGIGTDNIDIVFNELDALVNIDFEKKEVKKQIKSLDIIRIGTTGSIQAEIPIDTFLLSEKAIGFDGLLHFYQSEEIIDNHFSEAFIKHMDWFPKKAHPYVVDNSKKLQKLLDAEDIFKGITATNIGFYGPQGRSLRLGLQDDQMNAKLATFNYHDQKITNLEMETSGIYGMSKLLGHNAVSMNVILANRATGEFSTTPQKTMEKLIGHCLDKLTS